The following coding sequences lie in one candidate division WOR-3 bacterium genomic window:
- a CDS encoding SpoIIE family protein phosphatase produces MKEDKNFPSIEFNIECPEDVLRAGSETVKFVKGFSLKEKDIEELKIVIKEISKNMIKHSSSGKLSIFLEGGDEKSVYIVAENPVDFPVDTKEIFDDGYSTAKTLGIGLGAVKRLLNDVKVKVENGKFILSGRKIFSDKKRNSIEISVYSRPMSGFKSNGDAYFVKRYGDYAVVAVLDGIGHGTKANLASKLAIKVLKDRFKDDLEEIVLAIHHKLQHSRGCVIGIVRMSKNGDVEFLGIGNIKAQIYTPEMYRRLVSFDGLLGSNMRSFKTEKMKLTTPCLIVLHSDGVSSFNFEDKRVIYRPVMEVAKEAFEKYRKKTDDATLLIAKIP; encoded by the coding sequence ATGAAAGAAGATAAGAATTTTCCTTCAATAGAATTTAATATAGAGTGTCCTGAGGATGTCCTTAGAGCTGGTTCTGAGACGGTAAAATTTGTTAAAGGATTTAGTCTTAAAGAAAAAGACATAGAAGAGCTCAAGATTGTAATAAAGGAAATTTCGAAAAATATGATAAAGCATAGTTCTTCTGGCAAGTTGAGTATTTTCCTTGAAGGAGGAGATGAAAAGAGTGTATATATTGTAGCTGAGAATCCTGTAGATTTCCCTGTGGATACAAAAGAAATTTTTGATGATGGATATAGCACCGCAAAAACACTTGGAATAGGATTAGGAGCCGTAAAGAGATTACTCAATGATGTTAAGGTTAAAGTAGAGAATGGGAAATTTATTTTAAGTGGGAGAAAGATTTTTTCGGATAAGAAGAGAAATTCAATAGAGATTAGTGTTTATAGTCGGCCAATGAGTGGTTTTAAAAGTAATGGAGATGCTTATTTTGTGAAGAGATATGGAGATTATGCAGTTGTGGCTGTTCTTGATGGTATTGGGCATGGAACAAAGGCAAATTTGGCGAGTAAATTGGCGATAAAAGTGCTCAAGGATAGATTTAAAGATGACCTTGAAGAAATTGTTTTGGCAATCCATCATAAGCTTCAACACAGTAGAGGTTGTGTTATTGGAATTGTTAGGATGAGTAAGAATGGTGATGTAGAATTCCTTGGGATAGGAAATATTAAAGCGCAGATTTATACCCCCGAAATGTATAGAAGGTTGGTTTCTTTTGATGGGCTTTTAGGAAGTAATATGAGAAGTTTTAAAACAGAAAAAATGAAACTTACTACCCCTTGTCTTATTGTTTTACATTCTGACGGAGTTTCTTCTTTTAATTTTGAAGATAAAAGAGTTATATATAGACCTGTTATGGAAGTTGCAAAAGAAGCTTTTGAGAAGTATAGAAAGAAGACAGATGATGCAACTTTATTAATTGCAAAAATACCATAA
- a CDS encoding anti-sigma regulatory factor has translation MKEEILRIPIVKEIDVLIARREVKNQAEKIGFRWIDQTRIATAVSELTRNIIKHAYRGEVIVYKDEGGMEIVFQDEGPGIPDIEKAMERGYSTSNSLGIGLIGAKHLMDEFKIESNERGTKVITYKRLR, from the coding sequence ATGAAAGAGGAGATTTTAAGGATTCCAATAGTTAAAGAAATAGATGTTTTAATTGCAAGACGTGAGGTAAAAAATCAGGCTGAAAAAATAGGTTTTAGATGGATTGATCAAACAAGAATAGCAACAGCGGTTTCTGAACTTACAAGGAATATAATAAAACACGCTTATAGGGGAGAGGTAATTGTTTATAAAGATGAAGGGGGAATGGAAATTGTCTTTCAAGATGAAGGTCCTGGAATTCCGGATATTGAAAAAGCAATGGAAAGAGGTTATAGCACTTCCAATTCTTTGGGGATAGGCCTTATTGGAGCTAAACATCTTATGGATGAATTTAAAATTGAAAGTAATGAAAGAGGAACAAAAGTGATAACTTATAAAAGATTAAGATGA
- a CDS encoding STAS domain-containing protein codes for MARLTRMHLGDILVVPIQEELHDTAAEETGEAIIREAEDSKIKGVAIDISALDIVDSFLGRLLQKIATGLNAMGKEVIVVGIQPAVAISLVELGLYLEEIETAFELDAAIEKLRKKIDKNSL; via the coding sequence ATGGCAAGACTGACAAGGATGCATTTGGGAGATATTCTTGTTGTTCCAATTCAGGAAGAACTTCATGATACAGCTGCAGAGGAAACCGGAGAGGCGATAATTAGAGAGGCTGAAGACTCTAAAATTAAAGGTGTAGCGATAGATATCTCTGCCCTTGATATAGTAGATAGCTTTCTTGGACGATTGCTTCAGAAAATAGCAACGGGCTTAAATGCTATGGGAAAAGAAGTCATAGTTGTTGGGATTCAGCCGGCTGTTGCAATTTCTCTTGTAGAACTTGGTTTATATCTTGAGGAAATAGAAACAGCTTTTGAGCTTGATGCTGCTATTGAAAAACTGAGAAAAAAGATAGATAAAAATTCATTATGA
- a CDS encoding PAS domain-containing protein: protein MMSFFEDSEKAYYFSSIFNIKLFRKGGFTVNKKNLPKREEELLSKSMMLDALLEHIPDRIYFKDKEGRFLAVSASKAEGTGLSREEYVGKTDFDFYPEDVAREMFEEEKRIMRSGKPIIDKIFKITLPGGKDAWVSVTKLPFYDYEGNIIGTLGITKDVTKLKLLELEKEKKIEAQKEELLEISTPVIDVWEGVLTVPILGSLDSERASRISEALLTQIVEKRVEVAIIDISGITAVDSAVADHLIKTAKAVQLVGAEAILTGIGVEIAQTIADLGIDLSGLKTLSTLREGLKYVVSKRAKNKRGGEWQD from the coding sequence ATGATGAGTTTTTTTGAAGATTCTGAAAAAGCATATTATTTTTCTTCAATCTTCAACATAAAACTTTTTCGCAAAGGAGGTTTCACAGTGAATAAGAAAAATTTACCAAAGAGAGAAGAGGAACTTCTTTCAAAGAGTATGATGTTAGATGCGCTTTTAGAGCATATTCCTGATAGGATTTATTTTAAAGATAAAGAAGGGCGTTTTTTGGCTGTAAGTGCTTCGAAGGCAGAAGGAACAGGCCTTTCCAGAGAGGAATATGTAGGAAAAACAGATTTTGATTTTTATCCAGAGGATGTAGCAAGAGAAATGTTTGAGGAAGAAAAAAGGATAATGAGGAGTGGAAAACCTATTATAGATAAAATTTTCAAAATCACACTCCCTGGAGGAAAAGATGCTTGGGTTTCTGTAACGAAATTACCATTTTATGATTACGAAGGTAATATAATTGGGACTCTTGGTATTACAAAAGACGTTACAAAATTGAAACTTCTTGAGCTTGAAAAAGAGAAAAAAATTGAAGCTCAGAAGGAAGAACTTTTAGAAATCTCAACCCCTGTAATTGATGTTTGGGAAGGGGTTTTAACTGTTCCAATATTGGGTTCTCTTGATAGTGAAAGAGCTTCAAGAATCTCAGAAGCTTTATTGACACAAATTGTTGAGAAGAGGGTTGAAGTAGCTATAATAGATATTTCAGGTATTACAGCTGTTGATAGTGCAGTAGCAGATCATTTAATTAAGACAGCAAAAGCAGTGCAGCTAGTTGGAGCGGAAGCTATTCTTACTGGGATTGGAGTAGAGATTGCCCAGACAATTGCTGATCTTGGAATCGATCTTTCGGGTCTTAAAACTCTTTCTACATTAAGAGAAGGTCTAAAATATGTGGTTTCAAAAAGAGCAAAGAATAAAAGAGGAGGAGAATGGCAAGACTGA
- a CDS encoding hydroxyacid dehydrogenase has translation MKVLICDQLEKEAVEALKKLNVEVVENTSIEKEELAKIIGDFDGVIVRSRTKIRKDLIDIAKGKLKFIIRAGVGLDNIDAEYAREKGIEVINTPEASTNGVAELAVAHMLALLRHIPQATASMRRGEWPKKQFIGNELGSCIVGIIGLGRIGRRTAELVLGFGAKVLGYDPYVKSVEGLNVRMVGFDELLESSDIISLHLPHTEETHHLIGEREFKKMKKTAYLVNCARGGIVDEDALYNALKNGEIRGAALDVFEEEPPKDLKLMELDNFICTPHLGAQAEESSRRVGTEVVKKIAERL, from the coding sequence ATGAAGGTCTTAATTTGTGATCAGTTAGAGAAAGAAGCTGTGGAAGCTCTTAAAAAATTGAATGTTGAGGTCGTTGAGAATACATCAATTGAAAAAGAAGAATTAGCTAAAATTATAGGTGATTTTGATGGAGTTATTGTAAGAAGTAGAACGAAGATTAGGAAAGATTTGATAGATATAGCAAAGGGAAAGCTAAAATTCATTATAAGAGCAGGTGTTGGTCTTGACAATATTGATGCCGAATATGCAAGAGAGAAAGGAATAGAAGTTATTAATACTCCAGAGGCTTCTACAAATGGGGTTGCTGAGTTAGCTGTTGCTCATATGCTTGCTCTTTTACGTCACATTCCTCAGGCAACAGCAAGTATGAGAAGAGGAGAATGGCCAAAGAAACAGTTTATTGGAAATGAGCTTGGTTCCTGCATTGTTGGTATCATTGGTTTAGGAAGAATAGGTAGAAGGACAGCTGAGCTTGTTCTTGGATTTGGAGCAAAGGTTCTTGGATATGATCCTTATGTTAAAAGTGTAGAAGGATTAAATGTTAGGATGGTTGGTTTTGATGAGCTCTTAGAATCTTCTGACATCATCTCTTTACATTTACCACACACAGAAGAAACACACCATTTAATTGGGGAAAGAGAATTCAAGAAAATGAAGAAAACTGCTTATCTGGTAAATTGTGCTCGGGGAGGAATTGTGGATGAAGATGCTCTTTATAATGCCCTTAAAAATGGAGAGATAAGAGGAGCAGCTCTTGATGTTTTTGAAGAAGAACCTCCAAAAGACTTAAAGCTTATGGAATTAGATAATTTTATCTGTACTCCTCATCTTGGAGCACAAGCTGAAGAGTCTTCAAGGAGAGTCGGGACAGAAGTGGTTAAAAAGATAGCTGAGAGATTATAA
- a CDS encoding OmpA family protein has protein sequence MKKDVFYFILILTLLVAFSLFYERKYTPLCKSLIEYKEENKILVSVVNELKKTAQKVDTLSKERKVSYLIQDIKDMVEGVEVDLEKEEISITLPCEKMFPPGSVELSEEGKRTLVRIANVLKEMGNREIRIEGHTDGSSISGSLKEKYPTNWDLSAKRAVNVVVFLVDEVGIDPRRLSAVAYGEFRPIASNETPEGRNKNRRIVIDILPK, from the coding sequence ATGAAAAAGGATGTTTTTTATTTTATTTTAATTTTAACTTTACTGGTGGCTTTTAGTTTGTTTTACGAGAGGAAATATACTCCTTTATGTAAGAGTCTTATTGAATACAAGGAAGAAAATAAAATACTTGTTTCTGTGGTTAATGAATTAAAAAAGACCGCCCAAAAGGTAGATACGTTAAGTAAAGAAAGAAAGGTAAGTTATTTAATTCAAGATATTAAGGATATGGTCGAAGGAGTAGAAGTAGATCTTGAAAAAGAAGAAATATCGATTACTTTACCTTGTGAAAAAATGTTTCCTCCTGGTTCTGTAGAGTTGAGTGAAGAAGGAAAAAGGACTCTGGTTAGAATAGCAAATGTCTTAAAAGAAATGGGAAATAGAGAGATAAGAATTGAAGGTCATACTGATGGGTCGAGTATTTCAGGTAGTTTAAAAGAAAAATATCCAACTAATTGGGACCTTTCTGCGAAAAGAGCTGTGAATGTAGTGGTTTTTTTGGTAGATGAAGTAGGGATAGATCCTAGGCGGCTATCAGCTGTCGCATATGGAGAATTTAGGCCAATTGCTTCAAATGAAACTCCAGAAGGAAGAAATAAAAATAGGAGAATTGTTATTGATATTTTACCGAAATAG
- a CDS encoding PBP1A family penicillin-binding protein — protein MHEEEKKFSNIIKFIFVENRRFFILNLIFFIFGAIIGINIVIINDLPNVESLANYEPKLSTEIYDINDKLILEIFEERRIPIFLDSIPKYIPQAIVSLEDKRFYRHWGIDCRRLLKVALVNLGRKVVGKEWGQGGSTITQQLSRNIFLTLRKTLLRKIEEIYLSILIERRYTKKEILEMYLNEIYWGYGNYGIGAASRYYFGKLPEDLSISEAAALVGLIRSPGYYSPYNNYERFIQRRNLVLKEMFEEKNITEEQYKRALEESLSVVDHSREKPIGPYFINEVKRQMEELFGKAYISWGGYKVYTTMNKEMQALADSILEIGLEKIEEVWRITPKKNSIPDSLINPGNIPYIQGALVAMDPNTGYVLALCGGRDFKHSSYNRAIQAKREAGSAFKPFLFTAAIDNGFLPSDFVFDLPIIKEIAGKIYAPKNYDETFMGKISLRTALAKSRNVASLNLVQEVGPFSVVEYAYQMGIESPLEPVLSIALGSSGVSLLEMVRAFSTIANLGEKVNPIFIRKVVDRYGNTVYENRIVKQRVLSESTAYIMINMMESVLEGGGTAYSARKEGFLLPAAGKTGTTNDFRNAWFIGFTKNLCVGVWVGFDYPRPIGDKASGAVVALPIWTQFMKDVCDSTMNYEFPIPEEIEFRFVCTESGELATSRCPSVKKEVFRKGEVPTNLCRLHSKEKVPPEKPIEMLDDFNF, from the coding sequence ATGCATGAAGAAGAAAAGAAATTTTCTAATATAATTAAATTTATTTTTGTAGAAAATCGAAGATTTTTCATTCTAAATCTTATTTTTTTTATATTTGGAGCTATAATTGGAATTAATATTGTGATAATTAACGATTTACCAAATGTAGAGTCTTTAGCAAATTATGAGCCAAAACTTTCTACAGAAATATATGATATAAATGATAAATTAATCTTGGAAATTTTTGAAGAGAGAAGAATTCCTATATTTCTTGATTCAATTCCAAAGTATATTCCCCAAGCGATTGTTTCTCTTGAAGATAAAAGATTTTATCGCCACTGGGGAATAGATTGTAGGAGACTTTTAAAAGTTGCATTGGTAAATTTAGGGAGAAAAGTGGTTGGAAAAGAGTGGGGGCAAGGTGGGAGCACGATTACCCAACAACTTTCAAGGAATATATTTCTAACTTTGAGAAAAACACTTCTTAGAAAAATAGAGGAAATTTATCTTTCCATTTTGATTGAAAGAAGATATACAAAAAAAGAGATACTTGAGATGTATCTAAACGAAATATATTGGGGATATGGAAATTATGGAATAGGAGCTGCTTCCCGTTATTATTTTGGAAAACTCCCTGAGGATCTTTCAATATCTGAAGCTGCAGCTCTTGTGGGTCTTATTCGTTCTCCTGGATATTATTCTCCCTATAATAACTATGAGCGCTTTATTCAAAGACGAAACTTAGTGTTGAAGGAAATGTTTGAAGAAAAAAACATTACAGAAGAACAATATAAGAGAGCTTTAGAAGAATCTCTTTCCGTTGTGGATCATTCAAGGGAAAAACCAATAGGTCCATATTTCATAAATGAGGTAAAAAGACAAATGGAAGAACTTTTTGGTAAGGCATATATCTCTTGGGGAGGTTATAAGGTTTATACTACTATGAATAAAGAAATGCAGGCGCTTGCTGATAGTATTTTAGAAATTGGTCTTGAAAAAATTGAAGAAGTTTGGCGGATTACCCCAAAGAAAAATTCTATTCCTGATTCTCTTATTAATCCAGGAAATATTCCTTACATCCAAGGGGCCCTTGTTGCGATGGATCCAAATACAGGTTATGTTCTTGCTCTTTGCGGAGGACGAGATTTTAAACACAGTTCCTATAACAGAGCTATTCAGGCTAAAAGAGAGGCGGGTTCGGCTTTTAAACCATTCCTATTTACAGCAGCAATTGACAATGGATTTTTGCCTTCTGATTTTGTTTTTGATCTCCCAATTATAAAAGAAATAGCAGGGAAAATTTATGCACCTAAAAATTATGATGAGACTTTTATGGGGAAAATTTCCTTAAGAACAGCCTTGGCAAAGTCCAGGAATGTAGCTTCTTTAAATCTTGTTCAAGAAGTTGGACCTTTTTCGGTGGTGGAATATGCCTATCAAATGGGAATAGAAAGTCCTCTTGAGCCTGTTCTTTCTATAGCTCTTGGCTCCTCAGGTGTTTCCCTTCTTGAAATGGTGAGGGCTTTTTCAACAATTGCAAATCTTGGAGAGAAAGTTAATCCTATATTTATTCGGAAAGTTGTTGATAGGTATGGTAATACAGTGTATGAGAATAGAATTGTTAAGCAAAGAGTTCTTTCTGAAAGCACTGCATATATAATGATTAATATGATGGAAAGTGTTTTAGAAGGAGGGGGGACCGCTTATTCTGCAAGAAAAGAAGGTTTTTTATTGCCTGCAGCTGGGAAAACAGGAACTACTAACGACTTTAGGAACGCTTGGTTTATAGGATTTACTAAAAACCTATGTGTTGGAGTGTGGGTTGGTTTTGATTATCCAAGACCAATAGGAGATAAAGCAAGCGGCGCAGTAGTGGCTCTTCCTATTTGGACTCAATTTATGAAAGATGTTTGTGATTCTACTATGAATTATGAATTTCCTATTCCAGAGGAGATTGAATTTAGATTTGTTTGCACTGAGAGTGGGGAGCTTGCGACTTCAAGATGTCCTAGTGTAAAAAAGGAAGTTTTTAGAAAAGGGGAGGTTCCTACAAACTTATGCAGACTTCATAGTAAGGAGAAAGTCCCTCCTGAGAAGCCAATTGAAATGCTTGATGATTTTAATTTTTAG
- a CDS encoding diguanylate cyclase, which translates to MKTYNEIEFLNWVGRLLGNLSLFSKQEGIIREILKSVPEISGADYSSFLILKENPEKIAYDYYPEKKEFSTHRSTANLAIGIEGEVIRKRNIIVTRNSYEFSNRKSGIMDRIKLLIAAPIGLRGEVEGILYLYYFEDVSDKVEEIKELIRNIAPILAYALANSRLYQKLNEVMRELRISCDLSNIINASLDIDQLIEEIIKQLTMHFGYEIIAVYLVEEDGKYATLKWGVNSIKEHIGTKMRIDEGGIIGRVIETGQPYYAADVSMVPLHGPKGFKKRSEFSIPLKIRDKVIGVLDIESLQREAFPKSARNLLVALGAQIAIAIERSKLFEETKRLSIEDPLTGAVNRRILEEKIMEEIALAEKRGEEFTILFLDFDNFKEFNDRYGHQRGDEGLKIFSNIMKSCLSSNDLLGRYGGDEFIALLRKTNINKAVKIANQMLEKVRENEFLKGLTVSIGVGVYPYDGKTFIELVRYADNACYIAKEKGGDRIEFSSIGK; encoded by the coding sequence ATGAAAACTTATAATGAAATAGAGTTTTTGAATTGGGTAGGCCGTTTATTAGGGAATCTTTCCCTTTTCTCTAAGCAAGAAGGGATTATAAGAGAAATCCTAAAGTCGGTGCCTGAGATTTCAGGGGCTGATTATTCTTCTTTTTTAATCCTTAAAGAAAATCCAGAAAAAATTGCTTATGATTATTATCCTGAGAAGAAAGAATTTTCTACTCATAGAAGCACAGCAAATTTAGCTATAGGAATAGAAGGAGAAGTGATAAGAAAGAGAAATATTATAGTTACGAGAAACTCTTATGAATTTTCTAATAGGAAAAGTGGAATTATGGATAGGATAAAACTATTAATAGCTGCTCCTATAGGACTTAGGGGAGAGGTAGAAGGTATTTTATATTTGTATTATTTTGAAGATGTTTCTGATAAAGTGGAAGAGATAAAAGAGTTAATAAGAAATATTGCTCCTATACTTGCTTATGCTCTTGCCAATTCCAGACTTTACCAAAAACTTAACGAGGTTATGAGAGAACTCCGAATTTCTTGTGATTTAAGTAACATAATTAATGCTAGTTTGGATATTGATCAATTAATCGAAGAAATTATTAAGCAGTTAACAATGCATTTTGGTTATGAAATTATAGCGGTTTATCTTGTGGAAGAGGATGGGAAGTATGCTACACTTAAGTGGGGAGTAAATTCTATAAAAGAACATATAGGGACAAAAATGAGAATTGATGAAGGAGGTATTATTGGAAGGGTTATAGAAACAGGTCAACCTTATTATGCTGCTGATGTTTCTATGGTTCCTTTACATGGGCCAAAAGGATTTAAGAAAAGATCTGAATTTTCAATACCTCTTAAAATTAGAGATAAGGTGATAGGTGTTCTTGATATTGAAAGTCTTCAAAGAGAAGCCTTTCCTAAATCAGCAAGAAATTTATTAGTAGCTCTTGGAGCTCAAATTGCAATTGCTATAGAGCGCTCTAAGCTTTTTGAAGAAACAAAGAGACTTTCCATAGAGGATCCTTTAACAGGAGCGGTTAACAGAAGGATTTTAGAGGAAAAGATAATGGAAGAGATTGCTCTTGCAGAAAAAAGAGGGGAGGAATTTACGATTTTGTTTCTTGATTTTGATAATTTTAAAGAATTTAACGATAGGTATGGTCATCAGAGAGGGGATGAGGGTTTAAAAATTTTCTCTAATATTATGAAAAGTTGTTTATCTTCTAATGATTTACTTGGAAGATACGGTGGTGATGAATTTATTGCTCTTTTAAGAAAAACGAATATTAATAAGGCTGTAAAAATAGCTAATCAAATGCTTGAGAAAGTAAGAGAAAACGAGTTTCTTAAAGGATTAACTGTTTCTATTGGTGTGGGGGTCTATCCTTATGACGGGAAAACATTTATTGAACTCGTCCGTTATGCAGATAATGCTTGTTATATTGCTAAAGAAAAAGGTGGAGATAGAATCGAGTTTTCTTCTATAGGCAAATAA